A genomic segment from Marmota flaviventris isolate mMarFla1 chromosome 7, mMarFla1.hap1, whole genome shotgun sequence encodes:
- the Srd5a3 gene encoding polyprenal reductase has product MAPWAGSEASSLNPLRALWLALAAAFLLTLLLQLVPPSLLPGCALFQDLIRYGKTKLGGPRRPAVCRAFDVPKRYFSHFYVISVLWNGFLLWFLTQSLFLGVPFPHWLHRLLRILGAAQFQGGELALSAFLVLVFLWLHSLRRLFECFYVSVFSNAVIHLVQYCFGLVYYVLVGLTVLSQVPLDGRNVYVIGKNLLMQARWFHILGMMMFFWSSAHQYKCHVILGNLRKNKAGVVIHCNHRIPFGDWFEYVSSPNYLAELMIYISMAVTFGFHNLTWWLVVTYVFFSQALSAFLSHKFYKSKFVSYPKHRKAFLPFLF; this is encoded by the exons ATGGCTCCCTGGGCGGGGTCCGAGGCCTCGTCGCTGAACCCGCTGCGCGCGCTGTGGCTGGCGCTGGCCGCCGCCTTCCTGCTGACCTTGCTGCTGCAGCTCGTGCCGCCCAGCCTGCTCCCGGGCTGCGCGCTCTTCCAGGACCTGATCCGCTATGGGAAAACCAAGCTGGGGGGTCCGCGGCGCCCGGCTGTCTGCCGAGCCTTTGATGTCCCCAAGAG GTATTTTTCTCACTTCTACGTCATCTCGGTGCTGTGGAATGGCTTCCTGCTTTGGTTCCTTACCCAATCTCTGTTCCTGGGAGTACCTTTTCCACACTGGCTTCACCGTTTGCTCAGAATTCTTGGGGCAGCGCAGTTCCAAG GGGGTGAGCTGGCACTGTCTGCCTTCTTAGTGCTCGTGTTCCTGTGGCTGCACAGCTTGCGGAGACTCTTCGAGTGCTTCTACGTCAGTGTCTTCTCCAACGCCGTGATTCACCTTGTGCAGTATTGTTTTGGACTTGTCTACTACGTCCTGGTCGGCCTGACGGTGCTGAGCCAGGTGCCACTGGATGGCAGGAATG TCTATGTAATAGGGAAAAATCTGTTGATGCAAGCACGCTGGTTTCACATCCTGGGAATGATGATGTTCTTCTGGTCATCTGCCCATCAGTACAAATGCCACGTCATTCTCGGCAATCtcaggaaaaataaagcag GAGTGGTCATTCACTGCAACCATCGGATCCCATTTGGAGACTGGTTTGAATATGTTTCTTCCCCTAACTACTTAGCAGAGCTGATGATCTACATTTCCATGGCTGTCACCTTTGGGTTCCACAATTTAACTTGGTGGCTAGTGGTGACATATGTCTTCTTCAGCCAGGCCCTGTCTGCTTTCCTCAGCCACAAATTCTACAAAAGCAAATTTGTCTCCTACCCAAAGCATAGGAAAGCTTTCCtaccatttttgttttga